The genomic region TGACTACTCAAATCAGAAATATCTAAGGTATACGCACGGTCGTCTGACTTAATGTCATTCACCGAAGTTTTCTTCACATGCCACGCTGCAGTTTTTTGATAAAGCTCACTAGCTCTCAAATTTAAGAAACCTAACTTTTCCGCCTGAAGACGTAAATCTGCTTTTGTAACTTTCACAGGTTTGTTCTCTGCTTTTGCTTCCGCACTCTGCTCTTGTTTATCTAGATAATCTTTAAGCTTATCGTAGTACTCACGATACTTCCCCGCTTTATCTAAATAAGTATTAAGGTCGAATTCGCCTTCTTTATCTTCTTGTTTCGCTTTATCGTCTTTGTCTGATTTTTCATCTTCATCCTGATAATCTTTACCTGGACTTTTGCGGAGCACGCCAAACTCTACTGTATCTACCTTTAAAAGCTCCACTACTGCACGACTTCTCAATAAATCTGACATCTGTACATCCAATGCAATATCTTGAATCTGAACAGCATTTTTAGTTAGATCAGAACTGTCAGTGAATTCAATACCCTTCATCACTAGAGTGCCCTTACTCATAGAGAACTCTAATTCATTGATATTAACTTCAGCGCCATTCGCACGTGTTAATTGTTTTTCGAGCTGAGATTTCATTATATTTTGAAGTAGAAACATCTCTAATACGAACAAAACTAAGGCGACAAAAACGATTAAGCCCAAACCCATAGGTCGAAAGAATGGATGTTTTTTATCCTCTTGATCGTCTTTACTTGGTAGTTTACCACCAAAAGCTACAAACAATAAAAGCTTGACCCACCACTTATTATTCAGCTCCTGCATTTTGTCACTACCCTCAAGCTTAAATAAACGCTCACGAGTTGAAACTACCGTCTTACCTAAAAATACACCTATTGCTAGACCAAGAATTGTACCTAGACTTACACCACCCACTAGGCAATAACTATCTAAACCCATCCAAGCCACCAAGGCCGTATTGTGTAAACTTGTAAATAAACCCTGTAAGCTAGAAATCAGTACATAACCAATTTCAAAAGTAACAGATGAAAGCCCAAAGCAAGCTAAGGTACCAAAAAGCAAGCCCATGATCATAAAACCAAAGTTCGCATTGAGTAATAAAACCACAAATAACATGATAAATTGACTCAAATTAAAACCGGGAATAAAACCCCACATCATTCCTAACATAAAACCAAGCGTAATTTCGCGCGTTGTTGCGCCACCTCGTAAAATTTTGCCTATCTTCCTCAATAACTTTAACGTAAACATTTCCAATCCTTTTTTTATGTATCACTCTTTGGCAAAGTATCCAAAATTCTTAAATAACTGTCATAACGACGTTCATAAATCTCATCCTTTTCTACCGCATCTAAAACGGTACAACCCAACTCATGAATGTGCTGACAATTATTAAACTTACAACTCTCTAATCCCTCGAATTCAGGGAAGTAAAATTTTAATTCGTCCTTGTTTATCTCCATTAAATTAAACTCTCTGAAACCCGGAGTGTCAATTATATAGAGATCATCTTCTTCTAAATAGTGAAAAGTAGACATCACAGTTGTATGTCGACCGCGACCTCCTGCCTTCTCTCTTGTCTCCTGCGTTTTTATATCGAGACCAGGACTGATAGTATT from Lentisphaera profundi harbors:
- a CDS encoding DUF2062 domain-containing protein: MFTLKLLRKIGKILRGGATTREITLGFMLGMMWGFIPGFNLSQFIMLFVVLLLNANFGFMIMGLLFGTLACFGLSSVTFEIGYVLISSLQGLFTSLHNTALVAWMGLDSYCLVGGVSLGTILGLAIGVFLGKTVVSTRERLFKLEGSDKMQELNNKWWVKLLLFVAFGGKLPSKDDQEDKKHPFFRPMGLGLIVFVALVLFVLEMFLLQNIMKSQLEKQLTRANGAEVNINELEFSMSKGTLVMKGIEFTDSSDLTKNAVQIQDIALDVQMSDLLRSRAVVELLKVDTVEFGVLRKSPGKDYQDEDEKSDKDDKAKQEDKEGEFDLNTYLDKAGKYREYYDKLKDYLDKQEQSAEAKAENKPVKVTKADLRLQAEKLGFLNLRASELYQKTAAWHVKKTSVNDIKSDDRAYTLDISDLSSHPVIVGKPVLANLSDGNNIEAKSVLNVHQLNAQNTLTVKVSDLQRKEDIDFGEDTAAILRGGDMNFDLDGTFTAQSLNLPFLLKIRNLNVDVRPGKKVLGLEEQDAEEILNAMESLDVKGEFLGSWDQPKLKIDYELLLKRVQEALLSSGKKLVKKKLDAEKKKAEEKVRKKADEKLDKAKEKLDDKLKGLFGR